A genomic stretch from Mesomycoplasma neurolyticum includes:
- a CDS encoding Mbov_0400 family ICE element protein, producing MSTNLPKMKPMFTKNTKYEITFDRFEGPIKHRPIVIFRDEYAEITEDGKIIEKYYYIKARSAHDENGNRKKANKGEIFLEKATIGLLTNDSYVDTTQIYSIKKEELNNIVDRKNVIFASTNDLTKYQIDKIYRSVLENLTQEPPYVSFMDVKLNNKTNAFVGELKYSHEYFLDQDYFESSRKDKKKFMANILNKKNLIEETLIELRNLKNGVREEFLDLLREWSYERKLKKEKIEQKRLQNIGDEKNEEFEKEGDDFTR from the coding sequence ATGAGTACAAATTTACCTAAAATGAAACCAATGTTTACAAAAAATACTAAATATGAAATTACTTTTGATCGTTTTGAAGGTCCAATCAAACATAGACCTATTGTTATATTTAGAGATGAATATGCAGAAATTACTGAAGATGGGAAAATTATAGAAAAATATTATTATATTAAAGCTAGAAGTGCACATGATGAAAATGGTAATAGAAAAAAAGCTAACAAGGGTGAAATTTTTTTAGAAAAAGCTACAATAGGATTATTAACAAATGATTCTTATGTTGATACAACGCAAATTTATTCAATTAAAAAAGAAGAATTAAACAATATAGTAGATAGAAAAAATGTTATTTTTGCTAGTACAAATGATTTAACAAAATATCAAATAGACAAAATTTATAGAAGTGTTCTTGAGAATTTAACCCAAGAGCCACCATATGTTTCATTTATGGATGTTAAACTAAATAACAAAACAAATGCTTTTGTTGGGGAGTTAAAATATAGTCATGAATATTTTTTAGATCAAGATTACTTTGAAAGTTCCAGAAAAGATAAGAAAAAATTCATGGCTAACATTTTAAACAAAAAAAATTTAATTGAAGAAACATTAATTGAATTAAGAAACCTTAAAAATGGTGTGCGAGAAGAATTTTTAGATCTTTTAAGGGAATGATCTTATGAGAGGAAGTTAAAAAAAGAAAAAATAGAGCAAAAAAGATTACAAAACATAGGAGATGAAAAAAATGAAGAATTTGAAAAAGAAGGTGATGATTTCACACGTTAA
- a CDS encoding single-stranded DNA-binding protein: MNKVFLAGRIANDFKLMTSANNNYYTWITLAVRRNYKSNEGNEITDFIPFVAWNKTAEILNKYAMKGVKIFLEANLNVVEEVIKNKKTFSFMLQAKAIELLETKEQIENRKNKNNLNTTYCDWTTNEELIKKIEDPIEETNSEPKKEETNKSSIEHLFGTKYPKDINENTYKTFNYDVDEIFKNNK; this comes from the coding sequence ATGAACAAAGTTTTTTTAGCCGGCAGAATTGCCAATGATTTTAAGTTAATGACAAGTGCAAATAATAATTATTACACTTGAATAACACTTGCTGTAAGAAGAAACTATAAATCGAATGAAGGTAATGAAATTACCGATTTTATACCTTTTGTTGCTTGAAATAAAACAGCAGAAATATTAAATAAATATGCAATGAAAGGAGTGAAAATTTTTCTTGAAGCAAATTTAAATGTTGTAGAAGAAGTTATTAAAAATAAAAAAACTTTTTCATTTATGCTTCAAGCTAAAGCAATTGAACTTTTAGAAACAAAAGAACAAATTGAAAATAGAAAAAATAAGAATAATTTAAATACTACTTATTGTGATTGAACTACAAATGAAGAATTAATAAAAAAAATTGAAGATCCAATTGAAGAAACAAATTCTGAACCTAAAAAAGAAGAAACAAATAAAAGTAGTATTGAGCATTTATTTGGAACAAAATATCCAAAAGACATCAATGAAAATACTTATAAAACATTTAATTATGATGTTGATGAAATATTTAAAAATAATAAATAA